One window from the genome of Rhodopseudomonas sp. P2A-2r encodes:
- a CDS encoding multidrug effflux MFS transporter: MTHKPTHPASSTVILIVLGMLSAFAPMATDLYLPGFHLLAVSFGVGDDSIQNTLSVFFLGLAVGQAFYGPLIDRWGRRLPLLVGIGLYVAMTIVCLGTSDIHVFTVARFLQAVGGCAGMIVGRAIVNDLFEERDSAKALSLLMIVMTVGPIVAPTIGGLILAVANWRFLFVLILLFGLACGALTIVFLPETLPKEKRKTSGLGSAFSDYWRLLRCPAFLVPTLVGGLAQASLFAFIGGSSFVFIQKYGVSEQTFGYLFGAISFGLIVAAQANRMMLEWWNTRTLLSWSLAFNLVSGLVLLSVAATGHLFWLVAALWVTMASVAVIGSNSAAVAMTEAGVESGSGSALIGVLQFGLAFAASSVVAALQNGTAYPMTGVIFACGLLATATWMLGRRLAATENETAALR; this comes from the coding sequence ATGACACACAAACCCACTCACCCCGCCTCGTCGACCGTCATCCTCATCGTGCTCGGCATGCTCTCGGCCTTCGCGCCGATGGCGACGGACCTCTATCTGCCCGGATTCCACCTGCTCGCCGTCTCCTTCGGCGTTGGTGACGACAGCATTCAGAACACGCTCTCGGTCTTCTTCCTCGGGCTCGCCGTCGGCCAGGCCTTCTACGGCCCGCTCATTGACCGATGGGGGCGGCGTCTGCCACTGCTCGTCGGCATCGGCCTCTATGTCGCGATGACGATCGTCTGCCTCGGCACCTCCGATATTCACGTCTTCACGGTGGCCCGCTTTCTCCAAGCCGTCGGCGGATGTGCCGGCATGATCGTGGGGCGTGCGATCGTCAATGATCTTTTCGAGGAACGCGACAGTGCCAAGGCCCTGTCGTTGCTGATGATCGTCATGACCGTCGGCCCCATCGTCGCCCCGACGATCGGCGGCCTGATCCTCGCCGTGGCGAACTGGCGCTTCCTCTTCGTCCTCATCCTGCTGTTCGGGCTGGCCTGCGGCGCGTTGACGATCGTCTTCCTGCCTGAAACGCTACCGAAGGAGAAGCGTAAGACCTCGGGCCTGGGCAGCGCCTTCAGCGACTACTGGCGACTTCTCCGCTGCCCGGCGTTCCTGGTGCCGACCCTCGTTGGCGGCCTGGCGCAGGCGAGCCTGTTTGCCTTCATCGGCGGCTCCTCCTTCGTCTTCATCCAAAAATACGGTGTGAGCGAACAGACCTTCGGCTATCTCTTCGGCGCCATCTCTTTCGGATTGATCGTCGCGGCCCAGGCCAATCGCATGATGCTCGAATGGTGGAACACGCGGACGCTGCTGTCCTGGTCCCTGGCGTTCAATCTCGTCTCGGGCCTCGTGCTGCTCTCCGTCGCCGCGACGGGCCACCTGTTCTGGTTGGTCGCCGCCCTCTGGGTTACCATGGCCTCGGTCGCCGTCATCGGATCGAATTCCGCCGCTGTCGCCATGACCGAGGCCGGCGTGGAGTCAGGCAGCGGCTCCGCCCTGATCGGCGTGCTGCAATTCGGCTTGGCCTTCGCTGCGAGCAGTGTCGTCGCCGCCCTCCAGAACGGCACCGCCTATCCGATGACCGGCGTCATCTTCGCCTGCGGTCTTCTCGCCACCGCGACCTGGATGCTCGGCCGACGCCTCGCGGCGACGGAGAACGAAACCGCAGCGCTTCGTTAA
- a CDS encoding linear amide C-N hydrolase, producing the protein MKKLRAIGPIVCAAITFVSVVANACTRFIYETGNKTFVVGRSMDWMEDPKTDLWAFPQGMKRDGGLGQGSMSWTSKYGSVIASFYNVATVEGMNSAGLVANTLYLVETDYGDAKTAGKPLMSVGAWTQYVLDNFATVADAVEALSKEPFAVVAPALPDGSAAGGHLSLADATGDSAIFEYLNGKLVIHHSPKYTVMTNSPTFDQQLAIATYWKNIDGLSFLPGTINSSDRFVRTSWALNAAPKEKDNRLAIATSFSLIRSISVPLGLTEAGKPNIAGTIWRSVSDISTKRYYFESSYNPSIFWVDLDKLKLSAGSKPSRLDLTGRPIYAGEVSDKFVATEPFKFLSQ; encoded by the coding sequence ATGAAGAAGCTTCGCGCCATCGGCCCGATCGTCTGCGCCGCGATCACGTTCGTGAGTGTTGTCGCCAATGCCTGCACCCGCTTTATCTATGAGACGGGGAACAAAACCTTCGTCGTCGGTCGCTCGATGGATTGGATGGAAGACCCCAAAACCGACCTGTGGGCTTTTCCCCAGGGCATGAAGCGTGATGGCGGCCTGGGGCAGGGTTCCATGAGCTGGACGTCGAAATATGGTTCTGTGATCGCATCTTTCTATAATGTCGCCACTGTCGAAGGCATGAATTCCGCCGGCCTCGTTGCCAACACACTCTATCTTGTCGAGACGGATTACGGGGATGCCAAGACTGCGGGCAAGCCGCTCATGTCGGTCGGCGCTTGGACGCAATATGTGCTAGATAACTTCGCAACCGTAGCCGACGCCGTGGAGGCGCTCTCCAAGGAACCCTTTGCCGTTGTCGCACCGGCGCTTCCCGATGGCAGTGCGGCGGGTGGACATCTCTCTCTGGCGGATGCCACGGGCGATAGCGCGATCTTCGAATATCTGAATGGCAAGCTCGTTATTCACCATAGCCCGAAATACACGGTGATGACGAACTCGCCGACCTTCGATCAGCAATTGGCGATCGCGACCTATTGGAAGAATATCGACGGCCTGTCTTTCCTGCCGGGAACAATCAATTCCTCTGATCGCTTTGTGCGGACAAGCTGGGCTCTCAACGCCGCGCCTAAGGAGAAAGACAATCGCCTGGCAATTGCCACATCCTTCTCACTGATCCGTAGCATCTCGGTGCCGCTCGGCCTCACCGAAGCAGGGAAACCAAATATTGCCGGCACCATCTGGCGGTCGGTCTCCGATATCAGCACCAAGCGATACTACTTTGAATCTTCCTATAATCCGTCGATCTTCTGGGTTGATCTCGATAAACTTAAGCTCTCGGCTGGTTCGAAGCCCAGCCGCCTCGATCTCACCGGCCGTCCAATCTATGCGGGCGAAGTATCGGACAAGTTCGTCGCGACCGAACCTTTCAAGTTCCTGTCGCAGTAA
- a CDS encoding alpha/beta hydrolase family protein has product MPRERRAAGCSGRQGLSLFNKPTVLPSFDAQKDGARFDVDLHRIVTHTVVPETGERLKISGLLAVPAGIKGELPLVSWQHGTILSFDQVPSNLTRLADPAYELTDAADSLETLFDVQRFAGRGYAVIAADYVGKGPFRDGRGEGYAVKGVSVSTCIDILAAGQDAMRSLGHRSSKLFLHGWSQGALNTQWLHQALRAKSRPIAATAVASPFNDLNEAWSFWAGFQTFALPRGVTSYPALPNWISLCMIVALGSYELQYKLTGLLRSAVRPEFQDMALNYWKDYQTDFDPNKAFPAGSDLLVPEFFDHATDDRNSAFLRHLAANRASYWNYDAPIRFHYGLADEAIHPAMVFRALAAGGRFASGVPVAGGSHRATFLAGLYGDASTLRGSDNLLKWFHTYLE; this is encoded by the coding sequence ATGCCGCGTGAGCGCCGCGCGGCTGGATGCTCAGGTCGCCAAGGCCTTTCCCTGTTCAACAAGCCCACCGTCCTGCCGTCCTTTGACGCGCAAAAGGACGGGGCGCGCTTTGATGTCGATCTTCACCGCATCGTCACGCATACGGTGGTCCCTGAGACCGGCGAGAGGCTGAAGATCAGCGGTCTACTGGCTGTACCTGCCGGCATCAAGGGCGAACTGCCTCTCGTGTCCTGGCAGCACGGCACAATCTTGTCGTTCGATCAAGTGCCTTCTAACCTCACGCGTCTCGCCGACCCGGCGTATGAATTGACCGACGCGGCGGACTCGCTTGAAACGCTCTTCGATGTTCAGCGATTCGCGGGGCGCGGCTATGCCGTCATAGCAGCCGATTACGTCGGCAAGGGACCGTTCCGCGACGGCCGCGGCGAAGGCTACGCGGTCAAAGGCGTAAGCGTCAGCACCTGCATCGACATTCTTGCAGCGGGACAGGACGCGATGCGATCGTTGGGCCACAGGTCATCCAAGCTTTTCCTGCATGGCTGGTCGCAGGGCGCACTCAACACACAATGGCTGCATCAGGCATTACGGGCAAAATCCCGCCCGATCGCGGCGACCGCCGTAGCCAGCCCGTTCAATGACCTCAACGAAGCCTGGAGTTTCTGGGCCGGTTTTCAGACATTCGCCTTGCCTAGGGGCGTGACGTCCTATCCGGCGCTGCCGAACTGGATATCGCTGTGCATGATCGTTGCCCTGGGCAGCTATGAGCTTCAGTACAAATTGACTGGGCTTCTGCGGAGCGCGGTCCGGCCGGAATTCCAGGATATGGCTCTCAACTACTGGAAGGACTATCAGACCGACTTCGACCCAAACAAGGCGTTCCCCGCCGGTTCAGACCTGTTGGTTCCGGAGTTCTTCGATCACGCGACCGACGATCGCAACAGCGCCTTCCTTAGGCACCTGGCAGCCAATCGCGCCTCCTACTGGAACTACGACGCACCGATCCGCTTCCACTACGGCCTGGCGGACGAGGCAATCCATCCTGCGATGGTTTTCCGCGCACTGGCTGCAGGCGGCAGGTTTGCGAGCGGGGTTCCGGTTGCGGGCGGCAGTCACCGCGCGACGTTTCTCGCGGGTCTCTACGGCGACGCATCAACGCTTCGCGGCTCAGACAATTTGTTGAAGTGGTTCCACACCTACCTTGAGTGA